In Dysidea avara chromosome 3, odDysAvar1.4, whole genome shotgun sequence, a single window of DNA contains:
- the LOC136248319 gene encoding uncharacterized protein translates to MESAGDDQRICRVRPNPNFCHLLSTRSHCVDRKLDFLVKELKMVYKKPNAKAPPGVKVKFVDDLQCTLGALPVGDIVVVLGDFNARVGRRESDDDVWREIRGLHGIGTCNEAGPEIQHRLLVLMKKVWKAGCVVQDWKDAEIVPIPKKGDLRNCDNWREISLVGKLFGPRQLFKKSREHGDSLFALFVNLRKAYDSVSREVLWEVLQKYGVPPVMLSLIRSCHDGMTAAVSNGCCWRSRCPEAGITVKYKIGRKLVGDRTVKAKLEDTEITESKFAYDTALHAVTRQGVERVAVTFVTTAAGRGLTVSLEKTKAMSMGCPEDNLPVWLEDGVIAAVDNFTYLGSNITSDGEIVNEVSSRLGKAARAFGSLWFSIFDKRALSVQIKKGVYRVVVMFTLLYGSETWVVKSPSIRHLEGFHNCCTQVSLGVSRTRQWKERITSKKLASQFGMNENMADIIGRY, encoded by the exons ATGGAGAGTGCTGGAGATGATCAAAGGATCTGTAGGGTTAGACCTAATCCCAACTTTTGCCATCTATTGTCCACAAGATCTCATTGTGTTGATAGGAAGTTGGATTTTTTGGTTAAGGAGTTGAAGATGGTATACAAGAAACCAAATG CCAAGGCTCCTCCAGGTGTTAAGGTAAAGTTTGTTGATGATCTTCAATGCACTTTGGGTGCTCTTCCTGTTGGTGATATTGTGGTGGTACTAGGTGACTTTAATGCTCGAGTTGGGAGAAGGGAATCTGATGATGATGTCTGGAGGGAGATCAGAGGACTGCATGGTATTGGCACTTGTAATGAAGCTG GTCCGGAAATACAGCACAGATTATTGGTGTTAATGAAGAAGGTATGGAAGGCAGGATGTGTAGTTCAGGATTGGAAAGATGCAGAAATTGTTCCCATACCTAAGAAAGGAGATCTTAGGAATTGTGATAACTGGAGGGAAATCAGTTTGGTTGGAAAGTTGTTTGGAC CTAGGCAGCTATTCAAGAAGAGCAGAGAACATGGTGACTCTCTTTTTGCACTCTTTGTTAACCTCCGCAAGGCATATGACTCAGTATCTAGAGAGGTCTTGTGGGAGGTATTGCAGAAGTATGGTGTTCCTCCAGTGATGTTGTCACTGATCAGGTCATGTCATGATGGCATGACTGCTGCGGTGAG CAATGGTTGCTGTTGGAGGAGTCGCTGTCCAGAGGCTGGGATTACTGTGAAGTATAAGATAGGGAGGAAGCTGGTGGGAGATAGAACAGTTAAAGCAAAGCTTGAGGATACAGAAATTACAGAGTCAAAGTTTGCATATGATACAGCATTGCATGCAGTCACTAGACAAGGGGTGGAGAGAGTAGCTGTGACCTTTGTAACAACAGCAGCAGGACGGGGACTTACTGTTAGTTTAGAAAAGACTAAGGCGATGTCAATGGGGTGCCCTGAAGACAACTTGCCTGTATGGTTGGAGGATGGTGTAATAGCTGCAGTAGATAATTTCACTTATCTTGGAAGTAACATCACTAGTGATGGTGAAATCGTTAATGAAGTGAGTTCAAGATTGGGCAAGGCTGCAAGAGCATTTGGATCTTTGTGGTTCTCCATCTTTGATAAAAGGGCTCTTAGTGTGCAGATTAAGAAAGGTGTGTATCGTGTTGTAGTGATGTTTACTTTATTGTATGGATCAGAGACATGGGTGGTGAAGAGTCCTAGTATTAGACATTTGGAGGGCTTTCACAATTGCTGTACCCAGGTAAGTTTGGGTGTGTCTAGAACTAGGCAATGGAAGGAAAGAATAACATCTAAGAAGCTGGCTAGTCAGTTTGGAATGAATGAGAACATGGCTGATATTATTGGGAGATATTGA